A genome region from Sphingobacteriaceae bacterium GW460-11-11-14-LB5 includes the following:
- a CDS encoding RNA polymerase: MCLGEKDAFLNLYKSLYRSLAGFGLRVCNDAEVVTDTLNQVFLELWEKHDALPRVEQVESYLRTILKRKILKKIAHEQRLNKAISIIVREDEDLLEMPYEELIVKIQSDELVKASLLAALEKLTPQQRKLIQLRFYDGLSYEDVAKRSQLTVRTAYNTIYTALKFLRTHLKF; this comes from the coding sequence ATGTGTTTAGGTGAAAAAGATGCTTTCCTTAACTTGTATAAAAGTCTTTACCGGAGTTTAGCTGGATTTGGTTTACGCGTTTGTAACGATGCTGAAGTAGTTACTGATACTTTAAACCAGGTTTTTCTCGAACTGTGGGAGAAACATGATGCACTTCCCAGGGTGGAACAGGTTGAATCTTATCTGCGTACCATTCTGAAAAGGAAGATTTTAAAGAAAATCGCTCACGAACAGCGGTTAAATAAGGCCATTTCAATTATCGTTAGAGAGGACGAAGATCTATTAGAGATGCCTTACGAAGAACTGATTGTAAAAATACAATCTGATGAGCTGGTTAAAGCCAGTTTACTTGCGGCTTTAGAAAAACTGACCCCTCAGCAACGAAAATTGATTCAGTTGCGCTTTTACGATGGTTTGAGTTATGAAGATGTGGCTAAAAGAAGCCAATTAACCGTTAGAACGGCTTATAACACCATTTATACCGCCCTCAAATTCCTCCGTACTCACCTTAAATTTTAG
- a CDS encoding ABC transporter ATP-binding protein — MNKLFLIKAPYNISILKNFTHYKQPDQMDCGPTCLRMVAKHYGKNFTLQRVREISGINREGVSMLGISEAAEKIGFRTLGSRLTLDQLLETELPVILHWNQNHFVVLYKVKGDKYYVADPGKGLIVYNQSEFVRHWLSTHDNGHSQGIALILSPSPAFYDQEGDKNEGINFTFLLRYLYRYKQLIGQLFVGLGVGTLLQLIVPFLTQAVVDIGINTKNLNFIYIILIAQTMLFLGRMSVDFIRSWILLHVSTRINISILTDFLIKLMKLPMSFFDTKMTGDIMQRMNDQQRIESFLTGSTLNTIFSMFNLVIFTIILAYYNINIFIIFLVSSVLYSLWVMAFLKRRRDLDFKRFDISSKNQSSVVQLIGGMQEIKLNNCEQQKRWEWERLQAGLFKFSIKSLSLGQFQQAGAFFINEGKNILITFLVAKSVIDGDLTLGGMMAVQYIVGQVNSPIEQLLGFIQSFQDAKISLERLNEIHKMEDEEPLTRSFLKELPANQSILINNVSFTYPGAGNEPVLKGIDLNIPHGKTTAIVGMSGSGKTTILKLLLRFYSPQKGDIKVGSSYLDQIGYGYWRMQCGTVMQDGFIFSDSIAKNIAVADEYPDPARLQHAIKMANIEDLIESLPLGLNTKIGAEGNGISAGQKQRILIARAVYKDPAYIFFDEATNALDANNESVIMDNLEEFFKGRTVVVVAHRLSTVKNAHNIVVVDKGMIVEQGTHAELTKMRGEYFNLVKNQLELGA; from the coding sequence ATGAACAAATTGTTCCTGATAAAAGCACCATATAATATATCTATATTGAAAAACTTCACCCACTATAAACAACCCGATCAAATGGATTGTGGCCCTACCTGCCTGCGTATGGTGGCCAAACATTATGGTAAAAATTTTACGCTTCAAAGGGTAAGAGAAATCAGTGGCATCAATCGCGAAGGTGTTTCCATGTTGGGCATTAGCGAGGCTGCTGAAAAGATAGGCTTCCGTACTTTAGGAAGTAGATTGACTTTGGATCAACTTTTGGAAACAGAGCTGCCGGTAATTCTGCACTGGAACCAAAATCACTTTGTAGTACTCTATAAAGTTAAAGGAGACAAATATTATGTTGCCGATCCGGGTAAGGGTTTAATTGTGTATAATCAAAGTGAATTTGTACGGCACTGGTTAAGTACACATGATAATGGACATAGCCAGGGGATTGCGTTAATACTTTCACCAAGTCCGGCATTTTATGATCAGGAAGGAGATAAAAATGAAGGTATTAACTTTACTTTTTTATTGCGTTACCTTTATCGTTACAAACAACTAATTGGTCAGTTGTTTGTAGGCTTAGGGGTTGGTACCTTATTGCAGCTCATTGTACCTTTCCTTACACAGGCTGTGGTTGATATCGGTATCAATACCAAAAACCTTAACTTCATCTACATCATCCTGATTGCACAGACCATGTTGTTTTTAGGACGGATGAGTGTAGATTTTATCCGTTCTTGGATTTTACTGCATGTTAGTACAAGGATCAATATTTCTATTCTGACAGATTTTTTGATCAAGCTGATGAAACTGCCCATGAGCTTTTTCGATACTAAAATGACAGGGGATATTATGCAGCGGATGAATGATCAGCAAAGAATTGAAAGCTTTTTGACCGGGTCTACTTTGAATACCATATTCTCTATGTTTAATTTGGTAATATTTACCATTATACTGGCCTATTACAACATCAACATATTTATCATATTCTTAGTAAGTAGTGTACTCTATTCCCTATGGGTAATGGCTTTTTTAAAAAGGCGCAGAGATTTGGATTTTAAGCGCTTTGATATCTCATCAAAAAACCAGAGTAGTGTGGTACAGTTAATTGGCGGGATGCAGGAAATAAAGTTGAATAATTGTGAGCAGCAAAAACGTTGGGAGTGGGAGCGTTTGCAGGCAGGATTATTTAAGTTTAGTATTAAAAGCCTTTCTTTGGGGCAGTTTCAGCAGGCAGGAGCATTTTTCATTAATGAAGGTAAAAATATCCTGATTACTTTTTTGGTCGCTAAATCAGTAATAGATGGTGATCTTACACTGGGGGGAATGATGGCCGTGCAGTATATAGTAGGGCAGGTAAACAGTCCGATTGAGCAATTATTGGGTTTTATACAATCTTTTCAGGATGCCAAAATTAGTTTAGAAAGGCTAAATGAAATTCATAAAATGGAGGATGAAGAACCGTTGACAAGAAGCTTTTTAAAGGAGCTTCCGGCAAACCAAAGTATATTGATCAATAATGTAAGTTTTACTTATCCTGGTGCTGGTAATGAGCCTGTGTTAAAAGGAATAGATTTAAATATCCCTCACGGAAAAACCACTGCTATAGTCGGTATGAGTGGTAGTGGGAAAACGACGATACTAAAACTTTTGCTGAGATTTTACAGCCCTCAAAAAGGAGATATCAAGGTCGGATCAAGCTACCTTGATCAAATCGGTTATGGCTATTGGCGCATGCAATGCGGTACAGTAATGCAGGATGGTTTTATCTTTTCTGATAGCATTGCCAAAAATATTGCAGTGGCAGATGAATATCCTGATCCAGCCAGGCTACAGCATGCGATTAAGATGGCCAATATTGAAGATCTGATCGAAAGTTTGCCTTTGGGATTAAATACCAAAATTGGTGCTGAAGGCAATGGAATTAGTGCAGGGCAGAAACAACGGATTTTAATTGCACGTGCAGTTTATAAAGACCCAGCCTATATCTTTTTTGATGAGGCCACCAATGCCCTTGATGCCAATAATGAAAGCGTAATTATGGATAACCTGGAAGAATTTTTTAAGGGAAGAACCGTAGTTGTAGTTGCCCACCGTTTAAGTACCGTAAAAAATGCTCATAATATTGTGGTGGTTGATAAAGGAATGATTGTAGAACAAGGTACACATGCTGAACTGACAAAAATGAGGGGTGAATACTTTAATCTGGTAAAAAACCAGTTGGAATTAGGTGCTTAG
- a CDS encoding glycosyl transferase, producing MSNHEDIILPTYVINLKSRNERLHHILRQFKARPEFNVQLVEACEHKIGAIGLWQSIVKITEMAIINDDDVIVICEDDHEFTAHYCKDYLIQNIIEAHDQGADILSGGIGGYGQVVPLTKNRYWLNTFLSTQFIVVYKKIYKKILNYKFKKTDVADLVLAGLTSHKMVLYPFISRQKDFGYSDITPMHNEQPGLVQDMFKRTEERLQRIQEAYLKYSNL from the coding sequence ATGAGTAATCACGAAGATATTATCTTACCTACATATGTGATCAATCTTAAAAGCCGGAATGAAAGATTACACCATATTTTACGACAATTTAAAGCCAGGCCAGAGTTTAACGTTCAACTTGTTGAGGCTTGTGAACATAAAATTGGAGCAATAGGCTTATGGCAGAGTATAGTTAAAATCACAGAAATGGCTATAATAAATGATGATGATGTAATTGTCATATGTGAGGACGATCACGAATTTACAGCTCATTATTGTAAGGATTATTTGATCCAAAATATTATTGAAGCTCATGACCAAGGTGCTGATATTCTCTCTGGTGGGATTGGCGGCTATGGACAAGTTGTACCATTAACTAAAAATAGATATTGGCTCAATACGTTTTTATCTACTCAATTTATTGTAGTCTATAAAAAAATATATAAAAAAATCCTAAACTATAAATTTAAAAAAACAGATGTTGCAGATTTGGTTTTAGCAGGGTTAACCAGCCATAAAATGGTGCTATATCCCTTTATTTCTCGGCAAAAAGATTTTGGATATTCAGATATTACCCCAATGCACAATGAACAGCCCGGTTTGGTGCAAGATATGTTTAAAAGAACCGAAGAAAGGTTACAGAGAATTCAGGAAGCTTATTTAAAATATTCTAATTTATAA
- a CDS encoding RNA polymerase subunit sigma-24, whose translation MQNETDREYTVKNVHSDPLSWVEKYADYLYGFAMLSVRDENVAKDLVQDTFLAGLQRLDRFEGNSKEKTWLTAILKNKIADFYRKRSANKIMDAGNELKDFFDAESGHWTEKDYPRAFGLEIDNPLMMKELGAILNDCLTKLPGLWFSVFSMKHMDDLTSELICTELKLSTANFWVIMHRTKLNLRACLQKNWN comes from the coding sequence ATGCAGAACGAAACGGATAGAGAATATACAGTTAAGAACGTTCATTCAGACCCACTAAGTTGGGTAGAAAAATATGCTGATTACCTGTATGGCTTTGCGATGTTGAGCGTAAGAGACGAAAATGTAGCTAAAGATTTAGTACAGGATACTTTTTTGGCAGGTTTACAAAGATTAGATCGCTTTGAGGGAAATAGTAAAGAGAAAACCTGGCTAACGGCAATTTTAAAAAACAAAATAGCTGATTTTTACCGAAAACGTTCTGCTAATAAGATAATGGACGCAGGAAACGAACTGAAGGATTTTTTTGATGCAGAATCAGGACACTGGACTGAAAAAGATTATCCAAGAGCATTTGGTTTGGAAATAGATAACCCTTTAATGATGAAAGAACTGGGTGCTATCTTGAATGACTGTTTGACCAAACTTCCTGGCTTATGGTTTTCTGTATTTTCAATGAAACATATGGACGATCTCACGTCAGAGCTGATTTGTACCGAATTAAAACTCAGCACTGCTAATTTCTGGGTGATTATGCACCGCACAAAACTTAACCTGAGGGCCTGCCTTCAAAAAAACTGGAACTGA
- a CDS encoding alanine dehydrogenase, with protein sequence MKEITDIIKAYQKATKEKKKTALATVVQVEGSSYRRPGARMLITEDGQLTGAISGGCLEGDALRKALSAIVQQENKLITYDTTDEDDAKFGVQLGCNGIVHILFEPIIEADALNPIAILTALQGKRAHAVLVTLFSLTDKLQLGTSMLFRNEPVLSKISKEIKDEVLQDAEEVYRNKTATFKNYKTENQQIDAFLEFIQPPISLIIAGAGNDAQPLAEMAYLLGWEVTVIDGRPTHATPQRFTNATRVLVSKPENILAQIQIDAQTAFVLMTHNYNYDLELLKYLLNTKVPYIGTLGPKKKLIRMLGELDLATPANETRVHGPIGLDIGAETAEEIAISILAEIKSVFTGASAMFLKEKKKPIHVYELKSN encoded by the coding sequence ATGAAAGAAATTACCGATATCATAAAGGCGTACCAAAAGGCAACGAAGGAAAAGAAAAAAACGGCCCTTGCAACGGTAGTTCAGGTAGAAGGTTCTTCTTACCGCAGACCTGGTGCCAGGATGCTGATTACTGAAGACGGACAGCTAACCGGTGCCATTAGCGGTGGTTGTTTAGAGGGTGATGCGTTACGAAAAGCGCTTTCGGCAATTGTACAGCAGGAGAACAAACTCATTACTTACGATACCACCGACGAAGATGATGCTAAATTTGGTGTTCAGCTGGGCTGCAATGGTATTGTACATATTTTATTCGAACCCATTATAGAAGCGGATGCGTTAAACCCCATAGCTATTTTAACCGCTTTGCAAGGCAAAAGAGCGCATGCCGTATTGGTAACACTTTTTTCCTTAACAGATAAGCTGCAATTGGGCACCAGCATGCTCTTTAGAAATGAACCTGTTTTATCTAAAATTTCAAAAGAAATCAAGGATGAAGTACTTCAGGATGCTGAAGAAGTTTACAGGAATAAAACAGCCACATTCAAAAACTATAAAACTGAAAATCAACAGATTGATGCCTTTCTGGAGTTTATCCAACCCCCAATTTCATTAATTATAGCCGGTGCAGGCAATGATGCACAGCCTCTGGCCGAAATGGCTTACCTTTTGGGTTGGGAAGTAACGGTGATAGACGGAAGGCCTACACATGCCACGCCTCAGCGTTTTACAAACGCAACCAGGGTTTTAGTGAGCAAACCTGAAAACATTTTGGCTCAAATTCAGATAGATGCACAAACCGCTTTTGTACTGATGACACATAATTACAATTATGATCTCGAGCTACTTAAATATCTATTGAATACAAAAGTACCCTATATTGGTACACTAGGCCCAAAGAAAAAGCTGATCAGGATGTTAGGTGAACTGGATTTAGCAACACCGGCAAACGAAACACGTGTGCATGGGCCAATTGGGCTTGATATTGGTGCAGAAACTGCAGAAGAAATTGCCATTTCTATTCTCGCAGAGATTAAATCGGTTTTTACAGGCGCTTCGGCTATGTTTTTAAAAGAGAAGAAAAAACCGATCCACGTTTACGAATTAAAAAGTAATTAA
- a CDS encoding GTP 3',8-cyclase MoaA, with amino-acid sequence MIADSFGRIHDYLRISLTDNCNFRCFYCMPEEEYDFTPASRLMQTDEIIKLAAIFVANGVKKIRLTGGEPLVRKDAAQIIAALGKLPVELVITTNGTRIAEMLPVLKEAGIKTINISLDTLQPEKFFMITRRDVFHQVRSNIELLLQHKIKVKVNMVVMKGLNDNEIGDFISWTKHNPIQIRFIEFMPFSGNKWTSNKMFSLAEILSVVEKDFTVLPVKGEAHDTAKSFMIPGHEGSFAIISTMTNPFCDTCNRMRLTADGKLKNCLFSDSETDLLTALRKNEDVLPLIQSAIWSKKKALGGQLVSDFEKIDATTIQNRSMITIGG; translated from the coding sequence ATGATAGCAGATTCTTTTGGAAGAATACACGATTACCTGCGGATATCGCTTACCGATAACTGTAATTTTCGCTGCTTTTATTGCATGCCTGAAGAAGAGTACGACTTTACCCCTGCCTCCCGGCTCATGCAAACCGACGAAATTATTAAGCTCGCAGCAATTTTTGTGGCCAATGGCGTAAAAAAAATCAGGCTTACCGGCGGTGAACCATTGGTAAGAAAAGATGCCGCCCAAATTATTGCCGCACTGGGTAAACTTCCGGTCGAGCTCGTCATTACCACAAATGGAACCCGCATTGCAGAAATGCTCCCGGTTTTAAAAGAGGCAGGTATTAAAACCATCAATATCAGCTTAGATACCCTTCAGCCGGAAAAATTCTTTATGATTACCCGAAGGGATGTTTTCCATCAGGTACGCAGTAATATCGAACTGCTTTTGCAGCACAAAATCAAGGTAAAAGTAAATATGGTGGTGATGAAAGGTCTTAACGACAATGAGATCGGCGATTTTATCAGTTGGACCAAACATAATCCCATCCAGATCAGGTTTATTGAGTTTATGCCCTTTAGCGGAAACAAGTGGACGAGCAATAAGATGTTCTCTTTAGCTGAAATCCTATCTGTGGTTGAAAAAGATTTCACCGTATTACCTGTTAAAGGAGAAGCACACGATACAGCCAAAAGTTTCATGATCCCTGGTCATGAAGGTTCGTTTGCCATTATCAGCACCATGACCAATCCTTTTTGTGATACCTGTAACCGGATGCGCTTAACTGCAGATGGCAAACTCAAAAACTGCCTTTTTTCGGATAGTGAAACCGATCTGCTTACGGCATTGCGGAAAAATGAAGATGTGCTCCCACTCATTCAATCGGCCATTTGGAGCAAAAAGAAAGCATTGGGTGGGCAACTGGTAAGCGATTTCGAAAAAATTGATGCCACTACCATTCAAAACAGAAGTATGATTACCATTGGAGGATAA
- a CDS encoding molybdopterin molybdenumtransferase MoeA, which yields MISVKEAKDLISQHIIAFNPISIDLAKASGHILAADVYAKYDIPAFSQSSMDGYAIKFEDQEQELALIGEMAAGTAIRITIQEGQTSRIFTGAPLPEGADTVVMQEKITRKDGKITLQDPNLKPGLNVRDKGSEIMAGALAMEKGNLLSPAAIGFLAGIGINEVSVYPMPKISIIVTGKELQQPGKTLEFGQVYESNSYSLSAALKQEGIEQITIYEADDDLEILKKVLQTATASSDVVLLTGGVSVGDYDFVIEAASHCGIKQIFHKVKQKPGKPLYFGTKDQKLIFGLPGNPSSVLSCYYNYVLPSIKSLSHKSNSVMEVQAELTHTYSKPAGLTHFLKGKYENGLVTPLSAQESYRLSSFAQANCLICLNETQEHFKESDILTVLILPD from the coding sequence ATGATTAGCGTTAAAGAAGCAAAAGACCTCATTTCTCAACACATCATAGCATTCAATCCCATTTCAATTGATTTGGCCAAGGCATCGGGACACATTCTTGCAGCCGATGTTTATGCTAAATACGATATTCCTGCATTTAGTCAATCATCTATGGATGGTTATGCCATTAAGTTTGAAGATCAAGAACAAGAGCTCGCCTTAATAGGCGAAATGGCCGCAGGAACGGCAATCCGTATCACTATACAAGAGGGACAAACCAGCAGAATATTTACAGGTGCCCCCTTACCTGAAGGTGCCGACACCGTGGTGATGCAGGAAAAAATTACACGTAAGGATGGAAAAATTACCTTACAAGATCCCAATTTAAAACCTGGCTTAAATGTACGGGATAAAGGTTCAGAAATTATGGCCGGAGCATTGGCAATGGAAAAAGGAAATCTGCTTAGTCCTGCTGCTATTGGCTTTCTGGCAGGGATTGGTATTAACGAAGTTAGCGTTTATCCCATGCCCAAAATTTCGATTATTGTAACGGGAAAAGAATTACAACAACCGGGGAAAACACTCGAATTTGGACAGGTGTATGAATCGAATTCCTATTCGCTTTCTGCAGCTTTAAAACAGGAAGGCATAGAACAGATTACCATTTACGAAGCCGATGATGATCTGGAAATCCTCAAAAAAGTATTACAAACTGCAACAGCAAGCAGTGATGTGGTGCTGCTCACCGGAGGTGTAAGTGTAGGCGATTACGATTTCGTAATCGAAGCAGCTTCACATTGCGGCATCAAACAGATTTTCCATAAGGTGAAACAGAAACCTGGCAAACCGTTATATTTTGGCACCAAAGATCAAAAACTAATATTCGGACTTCCAGGTAATCCTTCATCTGTACTCAGTTGCTATTATAATTATGTATTGCCATCCATCAAATCCTTATCGCATAAAAGCAATAGCGTAATGGAGGTTCAGGCAGAGCTTACGCACACCTATTCCAAACCTGCCGGGTTAACACATTTTCTGAAAGGTAAGTATGAAAATGGGCTGGTTACCCCACTCAGCGCCCAGGAGTCATACCGGTTAAGCTCTTTTGCACAGGCCAATTGCCTGATCTGCCTGAACGAAACACAAGAACATTTTAAAGAAAGCGACATCCTCACCGTATTGATTTTACCAGACTAA
- a CDS encoding molybdopterin-binding protein, with protein sequence MKYLIIALLFLSFAAHAQESKQFVIEGKVKTPLTITLNNLSAYKSVSLDSMTIYNHLMQRKSSIKNIKGVLLKDILAKVEIDAASPKTLSEYYLVFTATDNYKVVYSWNEIFNSPTGNQVLVLTGYDALPVKAEKGNIAIITPSDFATGRRFVKGLSKISILQVN encoded by the coding sequence ATGAAATATCTCATCATCGCCCTATTGTTTTTAAGTTTTGCTGCGCATGCTCAAGAAAGCAAGCAATTTGTAATTGAAGGAAAAGTTAAAACACCATTAACAATTACTTTGAACAATTTAAGCGCCTATAAATCCGTTAGTTTGGATAGTATGACGATTTATAACCACCTGATGCAGCGCAAAAGCAGTATCAAAAACATTAAAGGTGTGCTTTTGAAAGATATTTTGGCCAAGGTAGAAATAGATGCGGCCTCGCCCAAAACATTAAGTGAATATTATCTGGTTTTTACCGCAACCGATAACTATAAAGTTGTGTACTCCTGGAACGAAATCTTTAATTCGCCTACGGGAAATCAAGTGTTGGTTTTAACCGGTTATGATGCCTTACCGGTAAAAGCGGAAAAGGGAAATATCGCCATTATTACGCCCAGCGATTTCGCAACAGGAAGAAGATTTGTAAAAGGATTGAGTAAAATCAGCATCTTACAGGTAAATTAG
- a CDS encoding molybdopterin synthase sulfur carrier subunit yields the protein MKIEMISFGKIAEFINNQKIDIAGIADTDAFKQYIENEFPALKSMKYKLALNKNIVQENTEITNNATIAIMPPFSGG from the coding sequence ATGAAAATTGAAATGATCAGTTTTGGCAAGATCGCCGAGTTTATCAATAATCAAAAAATTGATATTGCTGGTATTGCCGATACCGATGCCTTTAAACAATATATCGAGAATGAGTTTCCTGCTTTAAAAAGCATGAAATATAAACTTGCCCTGAACAAAAATATCGTTCAGGAAAACACCGAAATTACCAACAACGCCACAATAGCAATAATGCCTCCTTTTTCCGGAGGATAA
- a CDS encoding molybdopterin biosynthesis protein: MSAERYNRQIILKGFGEEAQQKLLRAKVLVIGAGGLGCPALQYLAAAGIGHIGIVDDDTISLSNLHRQILFTTADIGKLKVEVAAKRLQEMNTQIGIIRHPIRLQKNNILDIVSRYDYILDGTDNFESRYLINDACALLNKPLIFAAVSGFEGQLAIFNAPDHLTPSTNYRDLFPIPPDKGEVANCAENGIIGVLPGILGTMAAAETIKLIAKIGQALTNKILSYNLLTQEQYTINISHGGGYTLPKTVDEFLNMDYQDTSEGPQGYIEIDAGELVKLQQLESTILIDVRERHEVPILDKQIFTQVPMSEFGAFMSKEFYQKHVVLICQHGIRSVAAAEAMQEKYGDAKKIYSLKGGIVKCRDHFLRP; encoded by the coding sequence ATGAGTGCAGAGCGATACAACAGGCAGATTATCCTTAAGGGATTTGGGGAGGAAGCACAGCAAAAGCTTTTAAGGGCTAAAGTACTGGTAATTGGTGCCGGTGGCTTGGGCTGTCCTGCGTTGCAATACCTGGCTGCAGCCGGCATTGGCCATATTGGTATTGTTGATGATGATACCATCTCACTATCCAATTTACACCGACAGATTCTTTTTACAACAGCCGATATCGGAAAGCTGAAAGTAGAGGTTGCCGCGAAGCGCCTGCAGGAGATGAATACCCAGATCGGAATCATTCGTCACCCCATACGCTTGCAGAAAAATAATATCCTCGATATTGTATCCAGATATGATTACATATTGGATGGTACAGATAATTTCGAATCCAGGTACCTGATTAACGATGCCTGCGCACTGCTGAACAAGCCCCTTATATTTGCCGCAGTTTCGGGTTTTGAAGGTCAGTTAGCCATATTTAATGCTCCCGATCATCTAACACCCAGCACCAATTACCGCGATCTCTTTCCCATTCCACCCGATAAAGGAGAAGTAGCCAATTGTGCCGAAAATGGTATTATTGGTGTATTACCGGGCATATTGGGCACCATGGCAGCTGCAGAAACCATTAAACTGATTGCCAAAATCGGCCAGGCCTTAACCAATAAAATATTAAGTTATAATTTACTTACACAAGAACAATATACCATCAATATTAGTCACGGAGGCGGTTATACCCTACCCAAAACTGTTGATGAATTTTTAAATATGGATTATCAGGATACGAGCGAAGGACCACAGGGATATATAGAAATTGATGCCGGCGAGCTGGTTAAACTACAACAATTAGAATCGACGATTTTAATCGATGTACGCGAAAGGCACGAAGTACCAATACTGGATAAACAAATTTTTACACAGGTACCAATGTCGGAATTCGGAGCCTTTATGAGTAAAGAGTTTTATCAAAAACATGTGGTTTTAATCTGCCAGCATGGAATCAGAAGTGTAGCCGCAGCAGAAGCCATGCAGGAAAAATATGGCGATGCCAAAAAGATTTACAGTTTAAAAGGTGGTATTGTAAAATGTAGAGATCATTTTCTCAGACCCTAA
- a CDS encoding molybdopterin converting factor, protein MSEKKIKNIFVNGPIAPAFIADSIAKHSSKTAIGGHSIFMGQVRKDEIEGKFVAAIDYTAYEDLALEKMHQIREEVFEKYPLNCMHIYHSLGRVKTGEICLFVFTSSAHRKPAIAACSEVVDRLKAELPIWGKEIFEDETHQWKENS, encoded by the coding sequence ATGAGCGAAAAAAAGATAAAGAACATATTTGTAAATGGCCCGATAGCACCCGCTTTTATTGCCGATAGCATTGCCAAACACAGCAGCAAAACCGCTATTGGTGGCCATAGCATTTTTATGGGTCAGGTGAGAAAAGATGAAATTGAGGGTAAATTTGTTGCAGCGATAGATTATACCGCATATGAAGACCTTGCGCTCGAAAAAATGCATCAGATCAGGGAAGAGGTTTTCGAAAAATATCCATTAAACTGCATGCACATTTATCATAGCCTGGGCAGGGTTAAAACCGGTGAGATCTGTCTCTTTGTTTTTACCTCATCAGCCCATCGTAAACCCGCAATAGCCGCTTGCAGCGAAGTAGTAGACCGGCTAAAAGCAGAATTACCCATCTGGGGAAAAGAAATATTCGAAGACGAAACCCATCAGTGGAAAGAAAATAGTTAA
- a CDS encoding bifunctional molybdenum cofactor biosynthesis protein MoaC/MoaB: MVNITKKSNTLRIAIATATVKVSKQETIDAVEQRKIPKGDVFEFARAAGLFGVKKTSEVIPDCHPLPIEYTAITYEIVGLTIIITVEVHTIYKTGVEVEAMHGASVTALTMYDMLKPIDKGVEIENIRLLKKSGGKSDLKNARFPEIKAAVVVCSDSIFQNKAQDSSGKAIISRLAQWEINATKYEILPDEINLIRDKASELSKGGYQLIIFTGGTGLSPRDVTPEAIAPLIDRNIEGIMETARRYGQERMPYAMLSRGVAGFIGETLVLTFPGSKSGVEESMDALFPQVLHLFKVIKGEKH; this comes from the coding sequence ATGGTAAACATCACAAAAAAATCCAATACCCTAAGGATTGCCATTGCAACCGCAACCGTAAAGGTATCTAAGCAGGAAACCATCGATGCCGTTGAACAGCGCAAAATTCCCAAAGGCGATGTATTTGAATTTGCACGGGCTGCCGGATTATTTGGGGTAAAAAAAACCAGCGAGGTGATTCCAGATTGCCACCCGCTCCCCATAGAATATACCGCTATTACCTACGAAATTGTGGGTTTAACCATTATCATTACCGTTGAAGTACATACCATTTACAAAACAGGTGTAGAAGTTGAAGCCATGCACGGTGCCTCCGTTACCGCCTTAACGATGTATGATATGTTAAAACCAATTGACAAAGGAGTTGAAATAGAAAATATTAGGTTATTAAAAAAATCGGGCGGAAAATCTGACCTTAAAAATGCCAGATTCCCCGAAATTAAAGCTGCTGTTGTGGTATGTTCAGATTCTATTTTCCAGAATAAAGCACAGGATAGCTCTGGTAAAGCGATTATTTCGAGATTGGCACAATGGGAAATTAACGCAACAAAATATGAAATTCTACCCGACGAAATCAACCTCATCCGTGATAAAGCCAGCGAATTAAGTAAAGGTGGTTACCAGCTGATCATTTTTACCGGCGGAACCGGACTTTCGCCACGAGATGTAACCCCGGAAGCGATAGCGCCTTTAATTGACCGGAACATTGAAGGGATTATGGAAACTGCCCGCCGTTACGGACAGGAGCGCATGCCTTATGCCATGCTTTCGCGCGGTGTAGCCGGTTTTATTGGAGAAACGCTGGTACTTACTTTCCCAGGATCGAAAAGTGGTGTAGAAGAAAGTATGGATGCCCTGTTCCCGCAGGTTTTACACTTGTTTAAGGTGATTAAGGGCGAAAAACATTAG